The genomic DNA ATGCATTGTAATTTTTAATTATACTTACATTCATAAATCTGCTAGACAGCAAAAAAGCATGTTCTTAACAAAGAGACTGGATTTCTGGCACATTATAaccatctgtaacccactaaccccacttTGTCCGATTATTGTAGAAGTGTTAACTGCCTACTTCACCTTCAATGatttcttgcaacatgtgttaactccttatctaTTCcacccttgtatttagctgtgattctGAGTACCTTTCTccgacctgaagaaaagctccatGTAAgagcaaaagcttgtctctttcaccagcagaagttggtccactaaaagatatcacctcccccaacttgtgtctttaatatcctgggacaaacacagctacaacaatactgcaaacaatGTATACCTCATGTAGACCATCTGTACTGAGGAGAAATTCATCGCTACTTAAACCCCTAAAATCCCTGCCCATCTTTCAGTGCAGCTCATTTGACTCACATTACCGCAAGCAGATCCAGGGTCCATCCAGACTATATCTTATGAGTCAACCTATACTGGCCCTGCAGTCCATACTTTTAAACTGGCCCTTCCTCACACTTGGGGTCTTACTATAGGTAATAGAACAGCCCTAATAATTAAGGACACCCACATGAGCTGTGGTTTGCTACATTGCATCGCATGATGAGCTCCCTTTctatatatctgttagtctttaaggtgccaccagactccttcttgtttttgtagatacagactaacacggctacctcctgatactttcTATATATTTGATTGCAACTTACCATAAATGCCTACAACATAGTTTGTGATTGGTTATAAAAGTCATAGTCTTACTTAGAGATTTTCTCAGGGACTCCTtgacctctttgtttctcaggctgtagatgagggggttggCCAGGGGAGTCAGGACAGTGTAGAAGACAGAGAGCACTTTGTTCAGGTCTCACAATTCAGCAGTGTCTGGGAGCATGTACACAATGATTAGGGTCCCATAGAAAATTGTGACCAtgatgaggtgagaggagcatgTGGAAAAAGCCTTTTGCCTTCCCgtggtggaagggattctcaAGATGGTGCTGATGATACACACGTAAGATGTCAGGGTTAAGAGAAATGGAAGAAGAATCATTATGAAGGAGAGAAGGAAGATCACAAGAACCATCTTGCTGGTGTCACTGCAGGACAATTTGAGCAATGCGATGtaatcacaaaagaaatggtcaatttcattgggCCCACAGAAAATCATTTGTGACATCCAACATGCTGTGTTGGTACTGACTGTAAAGCCACTTAGCCAAGACCCAACTGCTAGCTGGAGGGAAAACTGATCATTCATAAGGGCTGCATAATGCAGGGGTTTGCATATggctaaataccgatcataagacatcactGCTAGGAGACAACATTCTGTAGCTACCAGACAAGCAAAGCAATACAGTTGTACAATACAGCCCGCAacagaaatggttctgtccccagtcaggagactggccagcaaCATGGGCAGGATGTttgaggtgtagcaggtctccaagcaggacaagttccccaggaagaaatacatgggggtgtgaagatgctgatcagccacaactagcaCAACGATGAGGATGTTCCCAGCCATGGTCACAATGTAGATCActagaaacagcaggaagagaaggacCTGCAGttcagggagattcccaaatcccaggaggatgaattctgtgacGCCTGTTTGATTTCCCCATTTGGAGTCTTCCATGGGTTGTATCTACAGAAAATAActcacaataataaataaatgaattctgTCACTGTTTGATTTCCCCTCACTCTGTTTTCCATGACCAGTCCCAAAAAGATAGTTAAACAAAGCTTTACAATGTTATTTGATGAAGTTAGGAATTTAATATAGGGTCAATAATTTAAGCCTATAAAGATTATAATTTAAACTCCCATTTTCCTGGTGATTACTAATGTTATTTTTGACCTGATACTCCGGACAGTGAACATGCATTTTTTGGTATCTCTGATGCTTGAGGCATCTGATGTCAGCTTAAAAGTAACTTGACATTTCATTAGCCACAAACCTTGTTAATACAACCAAATGCAATTTCCATTTCTTCCAACTCGAACTCTGGTCTCCTTTGGTATCATGCAGGTGTGatattatctgattaaaatatgaccatatagatcattgttgcaaccactgttctatatttgcagcaaatattgtacaaaggttgttgagtgagatgtctatgaaaaggttatgttttgctggttatgattatgctatctgtatgcatgtatcatttttgtatttgaagttataagtattggctctatacctggatttcaaatgtttgctcctggggtataGCCCACAAGATAGCGCccagcacatcttgaagggactattcaagttaaatggttcatcaagaaacacttggtTGAAAATGGACCATGGGAAatgcccatctacactgagtggactgtcaTGCAAACTTGTTGTCTGGagtataggtaatggcttcctgcaatggctgagcaaaatGGATAGACATGGGACtttcccatgtgactccaaattcCATCTGgttactgtaattttccacagtaagaacaatgggatgccctccacatagaaaaagctataaaaggccctggaaacacgtCCATTATGTCTCCAATCCTGcctcttacctctggaggaactttgcaacaaactgaaactctgaacaatggactgaatgacccacccaagctgtggatgtattccagaaaCTTGACTTAacccagcagtttattccatcactgttacaaacctgaaccaagaactttgccattactgtatgcaattgattcctttaaccaattttaactcccacctttctttcttcttttttacgaataaacctttagattttagacaCTAAAagattggcatcagcgtgatttttggataagatctaagttatatattgacctgggtgtgtagctggtcctttgggatcagaagaacctattatttgatgagattgtaaagaaccactcatctttgaatccagtgtttttggtggtgatataagaactggaatgccagaggaaactgcctttatgtcTTCTTGTTATCCAGTGTGGTGAAacaagtttacttttgttgctagtttggtatatcctatgggggattagccatcagtcttggggtgtatctttcctatttctcagcagttcgtcctgaatttggcatcctcagttgtgacccactaaggcacGGTTACAGCAGGTACCACACTTTCCTAACTGTTCCCATACAGTAGTATGGATGGAATCCAAATCCCTTCTGAATCACTGAAAACTGACAGACAATTTCCTTTCTTAAGCAAtgagggtctgattttcaaagttatttaggtggcCAAAGATGTCAATAGCTGCCTAGGACTGGAGTCACAACAGGATTTAGCttcctaactgccactttaggcacctaaatcccagaatcaggccccactgggattgacaaaacccccactcagctgccccCAAACCCTGAAGGTGCCTGAACTTGATCAGCACCTAAATTTTGGTTGTAAAAGTCTCCCAGGTCACTATGTTTCTGCCCCACACCATGGCTGGCCATCCCAGTGGATTTCTAGGAGCCTAAAATTTAGGCACATTGACAATGCCAACAAAgtacctttttgaatcttgccCTTTACTGGACTTTTAAAAGCTGGCTGAGCTAGATGGTGCCCAACCTACGCAGGACCTTTTGAAAATTGCACTGCACGCCTGTATGCATCATGAGGCACCCAcaaatgccttttaaaatctgACCCCTTATCTTCAACTGTTCTATATCAGTAGAATTGCAATAACTTTCAGGAGCTACACAGGTTTAAACCAGATGGGGATCTgacccattgactgcagtggcatTGAATATCTGGCCCAGTGCATTCAAAAAATGAGATAGTCAAGATTTAAACTATTCTCTATAATGGAAGATACCGCTCTCACTTCTACTTAGTCTACTTTTGTAAGATTTCCTGACCTTCCAATTCCTCATTCAGCCtacaagtaaaatatatataatagtaTACCTGCGAAGCTAACAAAAGTACAAAAATATCTCTGTTATCCCCCTTAAAAGTCAAAGTTACTTATGTTTAAATCACAACCTTCTAGTTAAATACTTCCGAATTTCTAAACCGTTTTCTAAGAGCTGAAGCTCAGCAACTGGCATCAAGATTATATATATTTCAGCTGAGAAACATGCTCTCTTACTgccttattttttgtttaatgtcAGACTCTTCTGTGATAGTTCAAAGGACCAAGAAGATCAATTACACTTGTTCAggtaggctggaattttcaaaggagcctaatggAGTTAGGCACaaagggtaaatttttcaaaagtgcccaatggcctgattttaaaagatatttaggcacctagtgggatatTCAAAAGAAATTAAGGACCTAAATGTGGCCCTAAGTTATTTGTTTCATAGTCCTCACACCACATGAAAGCATGAAGGTGAGTTGTCCCACTAAATCCTCTAGCCCACAGACATACCAATTCTTCTGAAATAACATGTCCAAAACCCTGTGTAAATTCCTGTCTCACTGGTTTCTCTGAATATCATCACAGATTCTAACAGGTGTATTAAATGTAACTATGAATTTGAAAACTGAAGAGTGtttttgatttttgtgtgtgtggttttttttgctcttgtttgtgattaaaaatggCTAACTGACTAAAAGGAGAATATTGATATTCATTGAAATTGTTAACATTGGCTTTggaatataaaaacaaatatcaATTTTTGCAagctttctaaaaatgttaaatgatgcTTTGGATTTTTTGAGAACCACGAATATTCCTTTATTGGATattcattgtttttttaaaaaaacatgaaaaaaaatcagtgagaggtgtagacaaaaaaaaatattcatttcctttgaaatttttggcagaaattgaaatattttttgatgtgaTCTACTGTTCAATATCTGAACTTCTGGTAAAAAGAGATAACCCCAAATCACAAAAAGAAACTATCCCAGGATTAAAATGTTGAGCAAGAAACAGGACTTTCTCAGCGCCTATAACTAACCAATCTCAAGTCAAAACTTCTAGATCTTCACAAGAATTTGAGACTTCATCACAGGAGTGGATGTCAAAATCACTTCACCTTCTGTATTAGTTTTCCAGTGGGGAGAGAATGAAGAAGATGGACTGGCCTGTGTTTCATCTTCTCTGATGCTTCAAACCAGCAAactacaaagggacttaggcacctagaaaatcactgggattcacaaaacctgaATTTAGCATCCAAGTATCCTATAGAATGAATGGtgggagagataggcacctcaaAATGGGAGCCACTTAAGATGTCAAGAGGTGAAGTGTGTCCCGAGCACTCTTAGGGAGTTTGATGCCAGAGTCTGTGCTGCACAGAAACACCGATCTTTCTTAAGCAAcctgggcttgattttcaaagttatttaggtagCT from Malaclemys terrapin pileata isolate rMalTer1 chromosome 12, rMalTer1.hap1, whole genome shotgun sequence includes the following:
- the LOC128845940 gene encoding olfactory receptor 10A7-like, with the protein product MEDSKWGNQTGVTEFILLGFGNLPELQVLLFLLFLVIYIVTMAGNILIVVLVVADQHLHTPMYFFLGNLSCLETCYTSNILPMLLASLLTGDRTISVAGCIVQLYCFACLVATECCLLAVMSYDRYLAICKPLHYAALMNDQFSLQLAVGSWLSGFTVSTNTACWMSQMIFCGPNEIDHFFCDYIALLKLSCSDTSKMVLVIFLLSFIMILLPFLLTLTSYVCIISTILRIPSTTGRQKAFSTCSSHLIMVTIFYGTLIIVYMLPDTAEL